One Chrysemys picta bellii isolate R12L10 unplaced genomic scaffold, ASM1138683v2 scaf229, whole genome shotgun sequence DNA segment encodes these proteins:
- the LOC135978372 gene encoding voltage-dependent L-type calcium channel subunit alpha-1S-like: MVPLLHIALLVLFMIIIYAIVGQELFKGKLHKTCYYIGTDIIAKGEMEKPSPCTTTGHGYHCTLNGTECRSGWPGPNNGIPHFDNFGFAMLTVYQCITMEGWTEVLYWVNDAIGNEWPWIYFVSLILQGSFFVLNLVLGVLSGYWTSLSNLVASLLNSVCSIASLLLLRFLFIIIIIFSLLGMQLFGGKFDFEDMELRRSTFDNFPQALISVFQILTGEDWNSIMYNGIMAYKGPSFPGVLVCIYFIILFVCGNYILLNVFLAIAVDNLAEAESLTSAQKAKAEEKKRRKMSRSYPEKSEEEKLLLAKKLEQKAKAEGIPTTAKVSAATPLSSSEQMSR, translated from the exons ATGGTGCCCCTGCTCCACATCGCCCTACTGGTCCTCTTCATGATCATCATCTACGCCATCGTCGGGCAGGAGCTGTTCAAGGGAAAGTTGCACAAGACTTGCTACTACATCGGGACAG ATATCATTGCcaaaggggaaatggagaagcCATCCCCGTGCACCACCACCGGCCACGGGTATCACTGCACCCTCAACGGCACtgagtgcaggagtgggtggccaGGGCCCAACAACGGCATCCCCCATTTTGATAATTTTGGCTTCGCCATGCTGACTGTGTACCAGTGCATCACCATGGAGGGCTGGACGGAAGTCCTCTACTGG GTGAACGACGCCATCGGGAACGAGTGGCCCTGGATCTATTTCGTCAGCCTCATTCTGCAGGGCTCTTTCTTCGTTCTCAACCTGGTGCTGGGCGTGCTCAGCGG ATACTGGACCTCTCTGAGCAACCTGGTGGCATCCCTGCTAAACTCGGTCTGCTCCatcgcctccctgctcctcctccgcttcctcttcatcatcatcatcatcttctcccTGCTGGGGATGCAGCTCTTCGGCGGGAAGTTCGACTTTGAAGACATGGAGTTACGGCGCAGCACCTTCGATAACTTCCCCCAGGCGCTTATCAGTGTCTTCCAG ATCCTGACCGGAGAAGATTGGAATTCAATCATGTACAATGGGATCATGGCTTATAAAGGGCCCTCCTTCCCCGGCGTGCTGGTATGCATTTACTTCATCATCCTCTTTGTCTGCGGGAACT ATATCCTGCTCAATGTCTTCCTGGCCATCGCTGTGGACAATCTGGCCGAGGCCGAGAGCCTGACGTCGGCCCAGAAAGCCAAAGCCGAGGAGAAGAAGCGGAGGAAAATGTCCAG AAGTTACCCAGAGAAATCTGAGGAGGAAAAGCTCCTGCTGGCCAAGAAGCTGGAGCAGAAAGCCAAGGCTGAAGGAATCCCCACCACAGCCAAGGTCAGTGCCGCGACCCCTCTGAGCTCGTCTGAACAAATGTCTAGGTGA